Part of the Gemmatimonadota bacterium genome, CGAGCGTCGAGCGGCCGAAGACGGTGGTGCCGCTCCGAGCGTCCGTGGATTCCATCGTGATGTTCGGATCCACGGCGTTCGCAATGAGGTCGGGATCGCCGGCCAGACCGTCGAAGAACGCCTGGAGAACCGCGAGGATGTCGGCGCGCTCTGCGACGGTCGGCATGTGTGCTGCCATTTCCGCGGCCTGGATGCGTGTGCTCGGGGCGTCGTCGCCCCCATCGGTCGAGCCGCAGGCGGTGCAAATCAGAAGAGTCGCTATCAGGGACACGGCGCATTTCATGAGCTTCTCACTTTGGGTGATCGGCCTCGTCGACCAGGGAGTCTAATCCCACGGCCTCGAGTAGTGCGAGAGCGTTGCTCGTCTGTGCGAGCCCGGGCCGCATCAGGTAGTCGAACTCGAGTCGCGTCGTCCCTCCTTCACGATGCACGGTCTCACGGAAGTGGACGCAGGTTGCCACTTCGGCGAGATCGGGCGCGTCGGCGAGCGCGAGGTCGTGCGTGCTGACCACACCGATCGCGACCTGTTCAAGCAGGTGCCTGAGGACCGCGCGCGCCGCGATCTGCCGCTCGGAGCTGTTCGTCCCGTGCAACATCTCGTCGAGCAGGTATAGGACTGGCCCCTCGTCTCCCGCCTGCATTCGGGCG contains:
- a CDS encoding nuclear transport factor 2 family protein — encoded protein: MSLIATLLICTACGSTDGGDDAPSTRIQAAEMAAHMPTVAERADILAVLQAFFDGLAGDPDLIANAVDPNITMESTDARSGTTVFGRSTLAGLLQRVETGEEVMTERMWDAEVRVAGAIATIWTPYDFYIGSEFSHCGIDVATLMRRDGGWKIINLNWTRDVPPNCALHPDGPPSS